The following proteins are encoded in a genomic region of Bernardetia sp. MNP-M8:
- a CDS encoding LysM peptidoglycan-binding domain-containing protein, producing MKFFILFIIFFIIHFSSSSLYAFSSFTSKKDSIGLERRGNNLYIKHRVTIGEDIYKIARKYGINKETLITLNPVARYPLKIGQIIYIPHAQTTYRISQLKGYKVRANETLFSIASKFQTDVKTLKELNELYSTQIQTGQELLIPYPSTHQDLYLIPSNAYSVAKDPNKKEELKHIYHTVANGETLYSISQKYKVSVEDLKKINDNPSGQIKAGQKIIVGKGEKIEEVLIVASANTMTSQAKKGKPHSESGVCNVTLKSDRLVGMHRTAPKGTLIKVYNESAGRTVTVKIIGKIQNIDRNKNVVIIISHEAGRKLGTMSKEFPVWLKWEE from the coding sequence GTGAAATTCTTTATTCTATTTATAATTTTCTTCATTATTCATTTTTCCTCATCTTCTTTGTATGCTTTCTCTTCTTTTACATCAAAAAAAGATTCTATTGGTTTAGAACGAAGGGGAAATAATTTATATATTAAACATAGAGTTACAATTGGTGAAGATATTTATAAAATTGCTAGAAAATATGGTATAAATAAAGAAACACTCATCACGCTCAATCCTGTTGCTCGTTATCCATTGAAAATAGGTCAAATTATTTACATTCCACATGCTCAAACGACGTATAGAATTTCTCAACTCAAAGGATATAAAGTTCGTGCAAACGAAACACTTTTTTCGATTGCTTCAAAGTTTCAAACTGATGTAAAAACGCTTAAAGAACTCAATGAGCTTTATTCTACTCAAATTCAAACAGGACAAGAATTACTTATTCCTTATCCAAGCACTCATCAGGACTTATATCTCATTCCTTCAAATGCGTATAGTGTAGCCAAAGATCCTAATAAAAAAGAAGAGCTAAAACATATATATCATACAGTAGCAAATGGAGAAACTCTTTATTCTATTTCCCAAAAGTATAAAGTCAGTGTAGAAGATTTAAAAAAAATAAATGATAATCCTTCTGGACAAATAAAAGCAGGACAAAAAATTATTGTAGGCAAAGGAGAAAAAATCGAAGAAGTTTTGATTGTTGCAAGTGCAAACACTATGACTAGCCAAGCAAAAAAAGGAAAACCTCATTCTGAATCAGGTGTTTGTAATGTAACTTTAAAAAGTGATAGACTTGTCGGAATGCACCGAACAGCTCCTAAAGGAACTCTCATAAAAGTATATAATGAAAGTGCTGGAAGAACTGTAACCGTCAAAATTATTGGTAAAATTCAGAATATTGATAGAAACAAAAATGTCGTTATTATTATTAGTCATGAAGCTGGGAGAAAGTTAGGAACAATGAGTAAAGAGTTTCCTGTTTGGTTAAAATGGGAAGAATAA
- the ruvA gene encoding Holliday junction branch migration protein RuvA, producing MFAYLNGKITKREPSLAVLDINGVGYEVKISLQTYSIIQEGQPFKLFTYLSVTQDSQELFGFATESEKKMFLQLISVSGVGRNTALVMLSAMNVSELANAIINNQTSVIQKIKGIGKKTSERLVLDLKDKLAKEGFQLEDENGMSSALKEQASNALTSLGLSKLVADRTINAILKKYGTDLSLEELITYSLQEG from the coding sequence ATGTTTGCCTATCTCAACGGAAAAATTACAAAAAGAGAACCTTCACTAGCCGTTTTGGATATTAATGGGGTGGGTTATGAAGTCAAAATTTCACTTCAAACCTATTCTATTATTCAAGAAGGACAACCTTTCAAACTTTTCACTTATTTGAGCGTAACACAAGATTCTCAAGAGCTTTTTGGGTTTGCTACTGAAAGTGAGAAAAAAATGTTTTTGCAGCTTATTAGTGTTTCTGGAGTAGGACGAAATACTGCTTTAGTGATGCTTTCAGCAATGAACGTTTCTGAACTTGCCAATGCAATTATTAATAATCAAACATCTGTTATTCAGAAAATAAAAGGAATTGGAAAGAAAACTTCCGAACGTTTGGTTTTAGACTTGAAAGACAAGTTAGCAAAAGAAGGTTTCCAATTGGAAGATGAAAATGGAATGAGCAGCGCATTAAAAGAACAAGCATCCAATGCTCTTACCAGTCTAGGTTTATCAAAATTAGTGGCTGATAGAACCATAAATGCCATTTTGAAAAAATACGGCACAGATCTTTCTTTAGAAGAGTTGATTACATATAGTTTGCAAGAAGGCTAA
- a CDS encoding PA14 domain-containing protein: MQKIIVILKTTLLFLFVLAANFLQAQNDIVTYAGGTGKETFYDITQITDGTFLVCGYADNLNWIANGVPKIQLTYNGTIPNSLGTNRYGFILHLSSDLQTVLQVLHFPQGAVEDIRFMKTNSQPYKPTGGLYISCNTSDTDSKEGGYIIAKLDNNFVNGVPSSLSWFKSVWAKSVPKENHPWDVTNDGRVFYISGQAYGYDWSAVYCLDQNGQPTVVNNWRTHWLKDGKEWKGTPASANPLGGIKSVAYSGIVLKMWGRCDLRSWTLADYNAVIADENGGTKKGKWPLDVLFNSPCDPASPTNASPGYTGYSASPTPVYGGQSICIDKRNNNLYIGMNFKSVLPGGQPDFEPAVIAMDESGMLMWWSRLYHEITPSGNTVNSSPDQYVDALAIDYTNDRLVVGARTHGNNVENFWEGNTINSNATASGFQNNFTGGNGNIHISWLGKFQLNNGTLTNSTYMAELAEGTGSLGTPHPDPNLDGWSNPNSGWPNVNTTRMAKNSLKVSSNGDVCVLGVGRRTITTANAYQKMLKPSQGKSAWNNFVRVYDSQFSVPKYSSLVVGEWNPTTEAGGGNTDLYGVYKTSDGVICVGRQTAASNGNGTPNGNPIPVTNVTPWGNSTPQNESAILVYYKAANLYNPNDLIQGGTVATILAPSSFIAPSVQTRQVALKWNDNSNNETEFILERRSVTDGESYRLVSSIERDSTSFTDLTVLPSKDYKYRLSAKNSTAQSEFIYLDVTTLDEPVSTDGTGLQATYYNNIDFTGTSINRIDATVNFNWGNSSPSSSIQNDTYSVRWTGQIKPAYSETYTFYTNTDDGVRLWVNEVLLIDKWVNQGATEHTGTITLNGGQSYTIKLEYFENTGNAVAQLSWSSASQTKEIVPQTVLYPSTLPSAKLSTRDVTNSNETTITAYPNPAKDILYVRVDNIEQNEVTIELLSSLSQTIKKINYSTIKGCDTFEMNIKGVASGVYFLKIYNGKEVIVKKIIIE, from the coding sequence ATGCAAAAAATAATTGTAATACTAAAAACAACACTATTATTTTTATTCGTGCTTGCTGCCAATTTTTTACAGGCACAAAATGATATTGTAACCTATGCAGGTGGTACTGGAAAAGAAACATTCTATGATATAACACAAATTACTGATGGAACATTCTTGGTTTGTGGCTATGCTGATAATCTAAATTGGATTGCTAATGGAGTTCCTAAAATTCAATTGACTTATAATGGAACAATTCCAAATTCATTAGGAACAAATCGGTATGGCTTTATTTTACATTTATCATCTGACTTACAAACTGTACTGCAAGTCCTACATTTTCCACAAGGAGCTGTTGAAGATATTCGGTTTATGAAAACCAATTCTCAACCTTATAAACCAACAGGGGGTTTGTACATTAGTTGCAATACTTCTGATACGGACTCTAAAGAGGGAGGATATATTATTGCTAAACTTGATAATAACTTTGTTAATGGTGTACCTTCTTCACTTTCGTGGTTCAAATCAGTTTGGGCAAAATCAGTTCCTAAAGAAAATCATCCATGGGATGTTACTAATGATGGAAGAGTATTTTACATATCAGGTCAAGCCTATGGATATGACTGGAGTGCAGTATATTGTCTAGATCAAAATGGACAACCAACAGTAGTCAATAATTGGAGAACCCACTGGCTAAAAGATGGAAAAGAATGGAAAGGAACTCCTGCTTCAGCAAATCCACTTGGTGGAATTAAATCGGTTGCTTATAGTGGAATTGTTCTAAAAATGTGGGGAAGATGCGACTTGCGATCATGGACTTTGGCAGATTACAATGCTGTCATTGCTGATGAAAATGGAGGAACAAAAAAAGGCAAGTGGCCTTTAGATGTTTTATTTAATTCTCCTTGTGACCCAGCTTCCCCAACAAATGCTAGTCCAGGATATACAGGCTATTCAGCATCTCCAACTCCTGTATATGGAGGACAATCTATTTGTATTGACAAAAGAAACAATAACCTATATATAGGAATGAATTTCAAAAGTGTACTTCCTGGTGGGCAACCTGATTTTGAGCCTGCTGTAATTGCAATGGATGAGTCTGGCATGTTAATGTGGTGGAGTCGTTTGTACCATGAAATAACTCCTTCTGGTAATACCGTTAATTCTTCTCCAGACCAATATGTTGATGCATTGGCAATAGATTATACAAATGATAGACTTGTAGTAGGTGCAAGAACTCATGGGAATAATGTTGAGAATTTTTGGGAAGGAAATACCATTAACAGTAATGCAACAGCATCTGGATTTCAAAATAATTTTACAGGAGGCAATGGCAATATTCATATCTCTTGGTTAGGAAAATTTCAGTTGAACAATGGTACACTTACCAACTCAACTTACATGGCAGAATTAGCTGAAGGCACAGGTTCTTTAGGAACTCCTCATCCTGACCCAAATTTAGACGGTTGGTCAAATCCAAATTCTGGGTGGCCAAATGTAAACACTACAAGAATGGCAAAAAACAGTTTAAAGGTGTCAAGCAATGGAGACGTGTGTGTACTAGGAGTAGGACGTAGAACAATAACTACTGCAAATGCGTATCAGAAAATGCTAAAACCCTCACAAGGTAAAAGTGCATGGAATAATTTTGTAAGAGTTTATGATTCCCAATTTAGTGTTCCTAAATATTCCTCATTGGTGGTAGGAGAATGGAATCCAACTACAGAAGCAGGAGGAGGTAATACTGATTTGTATGGTGTTTACAAAACAAGTGATGGAGTAATTTGTGTAGGTAGGCAAACAGCAGCTTCTAATGGGAATGGAACTCCAAATGGAAATCCTATTCCAGTAACAAATGTAACACCTTGGGGAAATTCAACTCCACAAAACGAAAGTGCAATTCTAGTGTATTATAAAGCAGCAAACCTTTACAATCCAAATGATTTGATTCAAGGAGGAACAGTAGCAACAATTTTAGCACCTTCAAGTTTTATAGCCCCAAGTGTTCAGACAAGACAAGTTGCATTAAAATGGAATGACAATTCGAATAATGAAACTGAATTTATCCTTGAAAGAAGATCAGTCACAGATGGAGAAAGCTATAGATTAGTAAGCAGTATTGAAAGAGATTCTACTTCTTTTACAGACCTAACAGTATTACCTTCTAAAGATTATAAATACCGATTATCAGCAAAAAATAGTACAGCACAATCAGAATTTATTTATTTAGATGTTACTACGCTAGATGAACCTGTTAGTACAGATGGAACAGGACTTCAAGCTACCTATTATAACAATATAGACTTTACAGGAACATCAATTAATAGAATTGATGCTACTGTAAACTTTAACTGGGGCAATAGTTCGCCTTCATCAAGTATTCAGAATGATACTTATTCAGTACGTTGGACAGGACAAATAAAACCTGCTTATTCTGAAACTTATACTTTTTATACCAATACAGATGATGGAGTACGCCTTTGGGTAAATGAGGTCTTATTAATTGATAAATGGGTAAACCAAGGGGCTACAGAACACACAGGTACAATTACCCTAAATGGAGGACAGAGCTACACTATAAAACTAGAGTATTTTGAGAATACAGGTAATGCAGTAGCTCAATTAAGCTGGTCTAGTGCAAGCCAGACAAAAGAAATTGTACCTCAAACAGTTTTATATCCTTCTACCTTACCTAGTGCCAAATTATCTACTAGAGACGTAACTAATAGTAACGAAACTACTATTACGGCTTATCCAAATCCTGCAAAAGACATTCTTTATGTTCGTGTAGATAATATAGAGCAAAATGAAGTAACAATAGAATTGCTTTCCTCTTTATCCCAAACTATAAAGAAAATTAACTATTCTACTATAAAAGGCTGTGATACCTTTGAAATGAATATCAAAGGAGTGGCATCAGGTGTTTATTTTCTGAAAATTTATAATGGAAAAGAAGTAATTGTAAAGAAAATTATTATCGAATAA
- a CDS encoding pitrilysin family protein yields the protein MKKSLLSSLVLLILFFGSFIPSNTKDTKDGSKIEFTEFTLKNGLHIILHEDHSVPLVAVTVLYHVGSKNEEPNRTGFAHFFEHLLFEGSKNIKRGEFDDYIENSGGMNNANTTYDRTFYYEVMPSNQLELALWLESERMLHARVDSTGIETQRQVVKEERRQRIDNRPYGSILEETLKRVYTKHPYKSSVIGSMEHLDAAEEIDYKSFYEKYYVPNNAVVSIAGDIDAKTAKELVEKYFEGIPKGKKVEQPKIVEPPQMAEVRDTVYDNIQLPAVVQAFKVPARGQSDYYATKMLFTLLSDGQSSRLSKSVKDEQQKALFVGAFPLDLEQNPSVALAFGIASMGVNPLELEEAMNNEYEKVKEELIEEREFQKLKNQFEANFYTQNSTIAGIAETLADNHVYGGSANLINTEIENYMKVTREEIQEAAKKYLVPENRVTLHYLPKK from the coding sequence ATGAAAAAATCCTTATTATCTAGTTTAGTCTTACTTATACTTTTTTTTGGAAGTTTTATTCCAAGCAATACAAAAGACACTAAAGACGGTTCTAAAATTGAGTTTACAGAATTTACGCTTAAAAATGGTTTACACATCATTTTACATGAAGACCATTCTGTTCCTCTCGTAGCTGTTACTGTTTTATATCATGTAGGTTCAAAGAATGAAGAACCAAACCGAACAGGTTTTGCACACTTTTTCGAACATCTTTTGTTTGAAGGCTCAAAAAATATCAAGCGTGGAGAATTTGATGATTATATCGAAAACTCAGGTGGAATGAATAATGCAAATACCACTTACGACCGAACTTTTTATTATGAAGTAATGCCTTCTAATCAATTAGAATTGGCTCTTTGGTTAGAATCTGAACGCATGCTTCATGCAAGAGTAGACAGCACAGGCATCGAAACACAAAGACAAGTAGTAAAAGAAGAGCGTCGTCAGCGTATTGATAATCGTCCGTATGGTTCTATTTTAGAAGAAACATTGAAACGAGTTTATACCAAACATCCTTACAAATCTTCTGTAATTGGTTCGATGGAACATTTAGATGCAGCTGAAGAAATTGATTATAAAAGTTTTTATGAAAAATATTATGTTCCAAATAATGCTGTAGTGAGTATTGCTGGCGATATTGATGCAAAGACAGCAAAGGAATTAGTAGAAAAATATTTTGAAGGAATTCCGAAAGGTAAAAAAGTTGAACAACCTAAAATTGTTGAGCCTCCTCAAATGGCTGAAGTTCGTGATACTGTATATGATAATATTCAACTTCCTGCTGTTGTTCAAGCCTTTAAAGTTCCTGCTCGTGGACAAAGTGATTACTATGCTACCAAAATGCTATTTACATTACTTTCTGATGGACAAAGTTCAAGGCTTTCAAAGTCTGTAAAAGATGAACAACAGAAAGCTCTTTTTGTAGGAGCTTTTCCTTTAGATTTAGAGCAAAATCCTAGTGTTGCTCTTGCCTTCGGAATTGCTTCTATGGGAGTAAATCCTTTAGAGTTGGAAGAAGCCATGAACAACGAATATGAAAAGGTAAAAGAAGAGTTGATTGAAGAAAGAGAATTTCAAAAGCTCAAAAATCAATTTGAAGCTAATTTTTACACTCAAAATAGCACCATTGCAGGAATTGCTGAAACGTTAGCTGATAACCATGTCTATGGTGGAAGTGCAAATCTTATCAATACTGAAATTGAAAATTATATGAAGGTAACAAGAGAAGAAATACAAGAAGCAGCTAAAAAATATCTTGTCCCTGAAAATAGAGTTACTCTTCATTATTTACCTAAGAAATAA
- a CDS encoding PA14 domain-containing protein: protein MNTNIQNSKPTTVKLSYYKIVSLGIWLMTTLFYTNSHAQTLIFKSGFEGTTRLEPRTPNHEKIKGSNNSSNPSDWENDLVNNPYFGYGEIVYEQGDTTQRNARIVKDPQNTNNKAMRFRITDQHITVTNSYTNKIEHKARIQYNLQNQNAAPVGGFIKEYYQKCRIYFSPDLAILEAEDEDFGWFILQEFWNDPSYDVPRGQARKSTRVDFEITRINHVAGSKLRFGAKFRDPINVYPATWEYINPNFEVPLGKWMTQEIYIKEGDNNTGRIYMAITVDGQKTVIVDKITRTVANATSSYTPDGQTAWNPMKIYMEGKVAKLFKDQGKILDVYWDDLEIWFNRTPESNVGGTTIAAPSQFTATNVQATQATFNWTDNSNNETEFLLERRELPNGQYEVAKIEAIDVTTTLDAALTPSTSYRYRLSAKNATIQSEYTYTDVTTPAAPVNSPSGLTATNVQSKQVTLNWTDNSNNETEFVLEKRNVTAGESYSLLQTLPTDAVTFTDTNLLPNTSYNYRIIAKNATMQSDFIYLNVVTPFAPVNTPSGFTATNVQSTQATLTWNDNSNNETEFVIERRSVTDGGNYALVQSVGTDVTSFTDPTLLPSKDYKYRLSAKNSTTQSTFIYLDVKTPAVIITINAPSGATVTNIQTNQATLTWNDNSNNEAEFIIDRRSVTDGGNYEFLQSVGVDITSFTDPTLSPNKEYRYRISAKNGNVVSDFSYPNSFTTPEEAGTGLQATYYDNMDFTGTSISRTDATVNFNWGNSSPSSSIGANTFSARWTGQIKPAYTGTYTFYTTTDDGVRLWVNDALLINKWNNQSATEYTGTITLNAGQKYSIKLEYFENTGDATAKLSWSSAIQPKQIIPQTALYPAFSPIAKVATRNVTKNSETTITAYPNPAKDILYVRVDKIEQNEVTIELLSSLSQTVKKTNYSTIKGNNTFEMNIQGLASGVYFLKIYNGKEVIVKKIIIE from the coding sequence ATGAACACAAACATTCAAAATTCAAAACCTACAACGGTAAAACTTAGCTACTATAAAATAGTATCGCTAGGTATATGGCTAATGACTACTCTATTTTATACAAATAGTCATGCTCAAACTTTAATCTTTAAAAGTGGCTTTGAGGGTACAACACGGCTTGAACCTAGAACGCCTAATCATGAGAAAATAAAAGGTTCTAATAATTCTTCCAATCCTAGTGATTGGGAAAATGACCTTGTTAATAATCCCTATTTTGGATATGGCGAAATTGTTTATGAACAAGGTGACACTACTCAAAGAAATGCACGAATTGTTAAAGACCCCCAAAATACTAATAATAAAGCAATGCGCTTTAGGATTACTGATCAACATATCACAGTAACAAATTCATATACCAATAAAATTGAACACAAAGCTCGCATACAGTATAATTTACAAAATCAAAATGCAGCACCTGTGGGTGGTTTTATTAAAGAGTATTATCAAAAATGTCGTATTTATTTCTCACCCGACCTTGCAATACTAGAAGCTGAAGATGAAGATTTTGGGTGGTTTATTTTGCAAGAATTTTGGAATGACCCTTCATACGATGTACCAAGAGGACAAGCACGAAAATCAACCCGAGTTGATTTTGAAATAACAAGGATAAATCATGTAGCAGGATCAAAATTAAGATTTGGTGCTAAGTTTAGAGATCCTATAAATGTTTACCCAGCTACATGGGAATATATAAATCCTAATTTTGAAGTTCCACTTGGAAAATGGATGACTCAAGAAATTTATATTAAAGAGGGGGATAACAATACAGGAAGAATTTATATGGCTATTACAGTAGATGGACAAAAAACGGTTATTGTTGATAAAATTACACGTACAGTAGCCAATGCTACGAGCAGTTATACACCAGATGGGCAGACAGCATGGAATCCTATGAAAATATACATGGAAGGTAAAGTGGCTAAGTTATTTAAAGACCAAGGCAAAATCCTAGATGTATATTGGGATGATCTTGAAATATGGTTTAATAGAACTCCAGAGAGTAATGTAGGAGGTACAACTATAGCTGCCCCCTCACAATTTACAGCTACAAATGTTCAAGCAACACAAGCTACCTTTAATTGGACAGATAATTCCAACAATGAAACTGAATTTTTACTTGAACGTAGAGAATTACCTAATGGACAATATGAAGTAGCAAAAATCGAAGCTATTGATGTTACAACAACGCTTGATGCAGCCTTAACACCATCTACTTCATATAGATATAGATTATCAGCTAAAAATGCAACCATTCAATCCGAATATACTTATACAGATGTTACTACACCAGCAGCCCCTGTAAATTCACCTTCAGGTCTTACAGCTACAAATGTGCAGTCCAAACAAGTTACTTTAAACTGGACAGACAATTCAAATAATGAAACTGAATTTGTGCTAGAAAAAAGAAATGTAACAGCAGGCGAAAGTTATTCTCTTCTCCAAACTTTGCCTACTGATGCAGTTACTTTTACAGATACGAACTTGTTACCAAACACGTCGTACAATTATAGAATAATTGCTAAAAATGCAACGATGCAATCTGATTTCATTTATCTGAATGTAGTTACTCCTTTTGCACCTGTAAATACGCCTTCGGGATTTACAGCTACAAACGTTCAATCTACACAAGCTACTTTAACTTGGAATGATAATTCAAATAATGAAACCGAGTTTGTCATTGAAAGAAGGTCAGTTACAGATGGAGGAAATTATGCGTTAGTACAAAGTGTGGGTACAGATGTTACTTCTTTTACCGACCCAACACTTCTACCTTCTAAAGATTATAAGTACCGATTATCAGCAAAAAATAGTACAACTCAATCAACATTTATTTATTTAGATGTTAAGACACCAGCAGTAATTATTACAATAAATGCACCTTCAGGGGCTACAGTAACCAATATTCAGACTAATCAAGCTACTTTAACTTGGAATGACAATTCAAATAATGAAGCTGAATTTATTATTGATAGAAGATCAGTTACTGATGGAGGTAATTATGAATTTCTTCAAAGTGTTGGTGTAGATATTACTTCTTTTACCGACCCAACACTTTCTCCTAATAAAGAATATCGTTACAGAATTTCTGCTAAAAACGGTAATGTAGTTTCAGATTTTTCTTACCCTAATAGCTTTACCACTCCTGAAGAAGCAGGAACAGGACTTCAAGCCACTTATTATGATAATATGGATTTTACAGGCACATCAATTAGCAGAACAGATGCTACTGTAAATTTCAATTGGGGCAATAGTTCGCCTTCATCAAGTATAGGAGCTAACACTTTTTCGGCTCGTTGGACAGGACAAATTAAACCTGCTTATACTGGAACATATACTTTTTATACTACTACTGATGATGGGGTTCGTCTTTGGGTAAATGATGCATTATTAATCAACAAATGGAATAACCAAAGTGCTACAGAATACACAGGCACAATTACCTTAAATGCAGGACAAAAATATAGCATAAAACTAGAGTATTTTGAGAATACAGGAGATGCAACTGCTAAATTAAGTTGGTCAAGTGCAATTCAACCAAAGCAAATTATACCTCAAACAGCTTTATATCCTGCTTTCTCCCCTATTGCAAAAGTAGCTACTAGAAACGTAACTAAAAATAGTGAAACTACTATTACTGCTTATCCGAATCCTGCAAAAGACATTCTTTATGTTCGTGTAGATAAGATAGAGCAAAATGAGGTAACAATAGAATTGCTTTCTTCTCTATCACAAACGGTAAAGAAAACCAACTATTCTACTATAAAAGGTAATAATACCTTTGAAATGAATATTCAAGGCTTAGCTTCAGGAGTTTATTTTCTAAAAATCTATAATGGAAAAGAAGTAATTGTAAAGAAAATTATTATTGAATAA
- a CDS encoding NAD(P)/FAD-dependent oxidoreductase, whose product MKNKSNFDVIIIGGSYAGLSAAMALGRSLRKVLIIDSGKPCNKQTPHSHNFITQDGNTPKEISEKAKEQVLNYPTVSFLEGKAISCSSQKDKYEVFVENGNSFFGKKILFATGIKDIMPSITGFAQCWGISVLHCPYCHGYEVKHENLGVLANGDIAFEMAKLIYNWSENLTLFTNGKSTLTEEQTQKLHSKNIKIIETEISEFEHQEGQIQNIVFKNKTKHAISAIFARVDFVQHSDIPKEMGCKFDENGFIEVDLFKKTSIKDIFAIGDATTMFRAVSFAVASGTIAGAAINRELIDENF is encoded by the coding sequence ATGAAAAATAAATCAAATTTTGATGTAATTATTATTGGTGGAAGTTATGCAGGACTTTCAGCTGCTATGGCTTTAGGACGTTCTTTAAGAAAAGTATTAATTATAGATAGTGGAAAACCTTGTAATAAACAAACTCCTCATTCTCATAATTTTATTACTCAAGATGGAAATACACCCAAAGAAATTTCAGAGAAAGCAAAAGAACAAGTTTTAAATTATCCTACGGTTAGTTTTCTTGAAGGAAAAGCAATTTCTTGTTCTTCTCAAAAAGATAAATACGAAGTTTTTGTAGAAAATGGAAATTCATTTTTTGGAAAAAAAATTCTTTTTGCAACTGGAATAAAAGATATAATGCCTTCTATTACAGGCTTTGCTCAGTGCTGGGGAATATCAGTTTTACATTGTCCTTACTGTCATGGTTATGAAGTAAAACATGAAAATCTTGGAGTTTTGGCAAATGGAGATATAGCTTTTGAAATGGCTAAACTTATCTATAATTGGAGTGAAAATCTAACTTTATTCACAAATGGAAAATCTACTTTGACTGAAGAACAGACTCAAAAACTACACTCTAAAAATATCAAAATAATAGAAACTGAAATTTCGGAATTTGAACATCAAGAAGGACAAATTCAAAATATTGTTTTCAAAAACAAGACAAAACACGCAATTTCTGCTATTTTTGCTCGTGTAGATTTTGTGCAGCATTCTGATATTCCAAAAGAAATGGGTTGCAAGTTTGATGAGAATGGATTTATAGAAGTCGATTTATTCAAAAAAACATCTATAAAAGATATTTTTGCGATAGGAGATGCTACAACTATGTTTAGAGCAGTATCGTTTGCAGTAGCTTCTGGCACAATAGCAGGAGCTGCTATAAATAGAGAATTGATAGATGAGAATTTTTAG